A DNA window from Altererythrobacter sp. B11 contains the following coding sequences:
- a CDS encoding class I SAM-dependent methyltransferase codes for MNKASAFLIAAAVIAGAAAPASAQQAEGGTAALAATVSDPQRPEGDIARDPQRKPAEVVKFAGVKPGDVVAEIAPGGGYYTRILAGAVGPEGHVYAMMPAVFANRPGGLDAINALAKQYGNVTVVVADFGDFTLPQPADLVWTTENYHDLANGDIAAVNAAVFAALKPGGIYFVEDHAAPGTGTSATRTLHRIDEEAVKQQVMQAGFTLEAESDLLHNPADPHDVNPREVQPTSDKFALRFRKPG; via the coding sequence GTGAACAAGGCCAGCGCATTCCTCATCGCCGCCGCCGTCATCGCAGGTGCGGCGGCGCCCGCCTCCGCTCAGCAGGCCGAAGGGGGCACCGCCGCCCTCGCGGCGACGGTTTCCGACCCGCAGCGGCCGGAGGGCGACATCGCCCGCGATCCGCAGCGTAAACCGGCGGAGGTCGTGAAGTTCGCGGGCGTAAAGCCCGGTGACGTGGTGGCCGAAATCGCCCCGGGCGGCGGTTATTACACGCGCATCCTCGCGGGGGCGGTAGGGCCGGAGGGCCATGTCTACGCCATGATGCCGGCCGTCTTTGCCAATCGGCCGGGTGGGCTCGACGCCATCAATGCTCTCGCCAAACAGTATGGCAATGTCACAGTGGTGGTGGCCGATTTCGGTGATTTCACCCTGCCGCAGCCCGCCGATCTGGTGTGGACCACGGAGAACTATCACGATCTCGCCAATGGCGACATTGCCGCAGTTAATGCCGCCGTCTTCGCCGCGCTCAAGCCCGGCGGGATCTACTTCGTGGAGGATCATGCAGCGCCGGGAACCGGCACCTCCGCCACGCGCACGTTGCACCGGATCGACGAGGAGGCGGTGAAGCAGCAGGTCATGCAGGCCGGCTTCACGCTCGAAGCCGAGAGCGACCTGCTGCACAACCCCGCCGACCCGCATGATGTGAACCCGCGCGAGGTGCAGCCGACCAGCGACAAATTCGCCCTGCGTTTTCGCAAGCCGGGCTAG
- a CDS encoding helix-turn-helix transcriptional regulator → MMSTASTPAPGRLLKMKDVERETSLHRATIYRRIAADEFPRPRPIGGGRVAWLESDIEAWKADVLANAN, encoded by the coding sequence ATGATGAGCACCGCCAGCACGCCGGCGCCCGGCCGGCTGCTCAAGATGAAGGATGTCGAGCGCGAAACCTCGCTGCACCGCGCCACCATCTACCGCCGAATCGCCGCCGACGAATTCCCGCGCCCGCGCCCCATCGGCGGCGGCCGCGTCGCATGGCTGGAAAGCGACATCGAGGCCTGGAAGGCCGACGTTCTCGCCAACGCCAACTGA
- a CDS encoding J domain-containing protein, which translates to MNEPQIEFAYPVDWPSARPRTRAWDRKEALFRSGGKRLLWDDALGRLREQVTLVTPTGSDWRMRELTLSTNFELRVDGRPRRDRGVPADPAVAFFFELDGRPHVLACDKWASVPDNIAAIAAHIEALRGQERWGVADLRQAFAGHVALPAPEQWWQVLGVRQQATEAEIDAAWREKMRSAHPDQGGSEEQAKRLNWARAEGKKR; encoded by the coding sequence ATGAACGAACCACAGATCGAATTTGCCTATCCGGTGGACTGGCCCTCGGCCCGGCCGCGCACAAGAGCATGGGACAGGAAGGAGGCACTCTTCCGGTCGGGCGGCAAACGGCTGCTGTGGGACGATGCGCTCGGCAGGCTGCGTGAACAGGTAACGCTGGTGACGCCGACCGGCAGCGACTGGCGGATGAGAGAGCTGACGCTGTCGACCAACTTCGAATTGCGCGTCGACGGTCGGCCCCGGCGCGATCGTGGCGTTCCGGCCGATCCGGCCGTGGCCTTCTTTTTCGAGCTGGACGGGCGGCCGCACGTCCTCGCCTGCGACAAGTGGGCCAGCGTGCCAGACAACATCGCCGCAATCGCCGCCCACATCGAGGCGCTGCGTGGCCAGGAGCGCTGGGGCGTGGCCGACTTGCGCCAGGCCTTCGCGGGTCACGTTGCGCTGCCCGCGCCCGAGCAGTGGTGGCAGGTGCTCGGAGTTCGGCAGCAGGCGACCGAAGCGGAGATCGACGCCGCCTGGCGCGAGAAGATGCGCAGCGCGCACCCCGACCAGGGCGGCTCCGAAGAGCAGGCCAAGCGGCTCAACTGGGCCAGAGCAGAAGGAAAGAAGCGATGA
- a CDS encoding ParB/RepB/Spo0J family partition protein, which yields MTFRTFTHAQLVISPLNVRQNREDAEATEALEASILAHGLIYPLTVHPLPDGTHGVLAGGRRHRAIGQLIGRGDLPTDWPIDAVVRDLPPAEITELSLSENLLRRELRPYEVHAAIARARAQGASVEEIATRTGQRVEWVRQQLRLGELAPEIFAAYAEGQLSIDEARAYAATEDQELQLLAWRHLSTRPQWEHHANAIRAFLKIGDRELEKLLRFVGDEAYRSAGGRFELDLFADGPEERGRVTDETLLRQLAETRLAEHRDRIRQKTGRKDLRFAAAPPQNAGTTDWSLKLDPDYRAGRKIVLPAGDIVATIAIAAAGDVETSFWWASRKARKEASRAERTGDKDAASSGATPVVPATGQKVTGADAFGDYTAAQAARLSAKDEHGLTADGLQIVRSLRRMMLRNVLVFEPSGTVARDYLIWSLLRQELGGASQQDTGTRPIASHWTARDDEPADLVRDFFAEELVARSWDVMVAGAASLPFMKEPDPAASLASYVALDESEKNLCAGVLAGLALIRSANVPGWRVAAHDKMAELAGGSDAMLRQYWQPSPAFLSLFPKMKRLELAQPHVDADSFRAWPKLPDKTLSGAAAGALEHAEGDWMHPALTFNVAAEPAGEESPAAPAVADVPA from the coding sequence ATGACCTTCCGCACCTTCACCCATGCCCAGCTGGTGATCTCCCCGCTCAACGTCCGCCAGAACCGGGAGGATGCGGAGGCGACCGAAGCGCTCGAGGCATCGATCCTCGCGCACGGGCTGATCTATCCGCTCACTGTCCATCCGCTACCGGACGGAACCCATGGCGTCCTCGCGGGCGGTCGCCGCCACCGCGCCATCGGCCAGTTGATCGGCCGCGGCGATCTGCCCACCGACTGGCCCATCGATGCCGTCGTTCGCGATCTGCCGCCGGCGGAGATCACTGAGCTTTCGCTCTCCGAAAACCTGCTGCGGCGCGAACTTCGCCCTTACGAGGTGCATGCCGCGATCGCGCGCGCCCGCGCGCAAGGCGCTTCGGTGGAGGAAATCGCCACCCGTACCGGCCAGCGCGTGGAATGGGTGCGGCAGCAGCTGCGCCTGGGCGAACTCGCGCCGGAGATCTTCGCCGCCTATGCCGAAGGCCAGCTCTCGATCGACGAGGCCCGCGCCTATGCGGCCACCGAGGACCAGGAGCTGCAGCTGCTCGCCTGGCGCCATTTGTCCACCCGGCCGCAGTGGGAGCATCACGCCAACGCCATCCGCGCATTCCTGAAGATCGGCGATCGCGAGCTGGAGAAGCTGCTCCGCTTCGTGGGTGACGAGGCCTATCGCTCCGCCGGCGGACGCTTCGAGCTGGATCTGTTCGCCGATGGTCCGGAAGAGCGCGGCCGCGTGACGGACGAGACCCTGCTGCGCCAGCTGGCCGAGACCAGGCTCGCGGAGCACCGCGATCGCATCCGGCAGAAGACCGGGCGCAAGGATCTGCGCTTCGCCGCCGCACCGCCGCAGAATGCTGGTACCACCGACTGGTCGCTGAAGCTGGACCCGGACTATCGCGCCGGCCGCAAGATCGTCCTGCCGGCGGGCGATATCGTCGCCACCATCGCGATCGCCGCCGCGGGCGATGTCGAGACCAGCTTCTGGTGGGCCAGCCGCAAGGCGCGCAAGGAAGCCAGCCGGGCGGAACGCACCGGCGATAAGGACGCGGCGAGCTCAGGGGCCACACCGGTCGTCCCCGCAACCGGGCAAAAGGTCACCGGCGCCGATGCCTTCGGCGATTACACCGCCGCCCAGGCGGCGCGCCTCTCCGCGAAGGATGAGCACGGCCTCACCGCCGACGGCTTGCAGATCGTCCGCTCGCTTCGCCGCATGATGCTCCGCAACGTGCTGGTGTTCGAACCGAGCGGCACCGTCGCCCGGGATTACCTTATCTGGTCGCTGCTGCGGCAGGAGCTCGGCGGCGCGAGCCAGCAGGACACCGGCACCCGACCGATCGCCAGCCACTGGACCGCGCGCGATGACGAGCCCGCGGATCTGGTGCGGGACTTCTTTGCCGAGGAGCTCGTGGCCAGGAGCTGGGACGTGATGGTCGCCGGCGCCGCCAGCCTCCCCTTCATGAAGGAGCCGGACCCGGCCGCGAGCCTCGCGTCCTATGTTGCCCTGGACGAAAGCGAGAAGAACCTCTGCGCCGGCGTGCTCGCCGGGCTCGCCCTGATCCGCTCCGCCAATGTACCGGGATGGCGCGTCGCTGCGCATGATAAGATGGCCGAGCTGGCCGGCGGATCGGACGCCATGCTGCGCCAGTACTGGCAGCCCTCGCCTGCCTTCCTGTCGCTCTTCCCGAAGATGAAGCGGCTCGAACTCGCCCAGCCGCATGTCGATGCCGATTCCTTCCGCGCCTGGCCGAAGCTGCCAGACAAGACGCTTTCGGGCGCCGCGGCCGGCGCGCTCGAACATGCCGAGGGTGACTGGATGCACCCCGCGCTCACCTTCAATGTTGCGGCCGAGCCAGCCGGAGAGGAAAGCCCCGCCGCGCCCGCAGTGGCGGACGTGCCGGCATGA
- a CDS encoding DUF2312 domain-containing protein, giving the protein MADATDDRLRLLIERIERLEAEKKGISDDVRDVYAEGKAVGYDTRMMREIVRLRKMKPDDRREMEMVLDTYKAALGLA; this is encoded by the coding sequence ATGGCTGACGCCACTGACGACCGCCTGCGCCTGCTCATCGAACGGATCGAGCGGCTCGAGGCAGAGAAGAAGGGCATCTCTGACGACGTTCGCGACGTCTACGCCGAGGGCAAAGCGGTCGGCTACGACACGCGCATGATGCGGGAGATCGTCCGCCTTCGGAAGATGAAGCCCGACGATCGCCGCGAGATGGAGATGGTGCTCGACACCTACAAAGCGGCGCTTGGTCTCGCATGA
- a CDS encoding transcriptional regulator yields the protein MALEHESESALALAVRKAGSQTAFGRLIGKRQSVIHDWLRDEKPLPAEYVLAVEAATGISRHELRADIYPLAESPEPAASVAKTATTGDPLEGVRS from the coding sequence ATGGCGTTAGAGCATGAATCGGAAAGCGCTCTGGCGCTGGCAGTTCGCAAGGCGGGCTCGCAAACTGCGTTCGGGCGCCTGATCGGCAAGCGTCAGTCGGTGATCCACGACTGGCTGCGGGACGAAAAGCCGCTGCCGGCCGAGTATGTTCTCGCCGTAGAAGCGGCCACAGGCATATCCCGTCACGAGCTACGGGCGGACATCTACCCACTCGCTGAATCCCCCGAGCCAGCGGCCTCCGTTGCCAAGACAGCCACCACCGGCGATCCGCTCGAAGGTGTGCGCTCATGA
- a CDS encoding helix-turn-helix domain-containing protein, which yields MGLGDRIEERLSAIGMTQAELARRVGVRQSTMNSLIRGNSRSSRSLVQIARELRTTPAYLTGETDDPSAAHTAFEINAQERDLLEALRCLNSTDRASVFRHASALAATASSTSSLHDKQHTYRGQGE from the coding sequence ATGGGGTTGGGCGACAGAATTGAGGAGCGATTGAGCGCGATCGGCATGACGCAGGCCGAGTTGGCGCGCCGCGTCGGTGTTCGACAGAGCACGATGAATTCGCTGATCAGGGGCAATTCGCGATCCTCGCGGTCGCTCGTGCAGATCGCGCGCGAGCTCCGAACGACGCCGGCTTATCTGACCGGTGAGACGGACGACCCTTCTGCAGCGCACACCGCTTTCGAAATCAACGCGCAAGAGCGCGATCTATTGGAGGCGCTTCGGTGTCTCAATTCCACCGATCGCGCCTCAGTTTTCCGTCACGCATCTGCGCTGGCTGCGACTGCATCGTCGACGTCTTCGCTGCATGACAAGCAACACACATACAGGGGGCAGGGGGAGTGA
- a CDS encoding HIRAN domain-containing protein, with translation MTAEGAVLLMVVLGVVAVAFYIALRAAERGVVPLPEEPAADVAVEEEAAVNAPSPARRRRYPQALVGEQHYQDAIAGCRAGDTVTIWHEPDNPYDPDALAVADQHGRTLGYLPRDSFVHEAVLDDEKGCRASILSLEDDRSGKGFVHVTVEVELLPHGVGEPVSSRSYTPE, from the coding sequence GTGACCGCTGAGGGCGCAGTTCTTCTGATGGTCGTGCTGGGCGTGGTTGCCGTGGCGTTTTACATCGCGCTCCGCGCGGCCGAGAGAGGCGTGGTGCCTCTGCCAGAAGAGCCGGCGGCCGACGTAGCCGTTGAAGAAGAGGCGGCGGTGAATGCACCGTCTCCTGCGAGACGGCGGCGGTATCCCCAGGCGCTCGTTGGGGAGCAGCATTATCAGGACGCAATCGCCGGCTGCAGGGCGGGCGACACGGTCACCATCTGGCATGAGCCGGACAACCCGTATGACCCGGACGCCTTGGCCGTGGCCGACCAGCACGGCCGCACCCTAGGCTACCTGCCGCGTGATAGCTTCGTTCATGAAGCAGTGCTGGATGATGAGAAGGGCTGCCGGGCATCGATCCTGAGCCTCGAGGATGATCGCAGCGGAAAAGGCTTCGTTCACGTGACGGTCGAGGTGGAGCTGCTGCCGCACGGCGTCGGAGAGCCGGTGAGTTCGCGATCGTACACGCCGGAATAG